A portion of the Oxynema aestuarii AP17 genome contains these proteins:
- a CDS encoding glycosyltransferase, whose product MGDNKRIALVSVHGDPAVEIGKEEAGGQNVYVRQVGEALGRQGWQVDMFTRKASASDAEIVEHSPNCRTIRLVAGPEEFVPRQEIYGYLPEFVEQLQKFQQQQQYYYPLVHTNYWLSAKVGMELKKHQSIQQIHTYHSLGAVKYNSVKVVPTIATTRLNVEKTCLETAERIVATSPQEREHMRSLVSSKGNIDVIPCGTDIDRFGHVSRRDARRQLDIDPAALVVLYVGRFDERKGIETLVRAVGQSMLRGLANIQLAIAGGSRPGQSDGIERDRIEGIVDELGMRDFTRFPGRLGDDDLHLYYAAANVCVVPSHYEPFGLVAIEAMASGTPVVASDVGGLQYTVVSEKTGLLCPPQDDEAFAKAIDRILSQPHWQLQLGKAARKRVEQKFSWQGVAAQLSELYEELLVEEPAKQLVSVSA is encoded by the coding sequence ATGGGAGACAACAAGCGGATTGCCTTAGTTTCCGTTCATGGAGACCCCGCCGTCGAAATTGGTAAAGAAGAGGCAGGCGGTCAGAACGTCTACGTCCGTCAAGTTGGAGAAGCACTCGGACGCCAAGGCTGGCAAGTGGATATGTTTACGCGCAAAGCCAGTGCCTCCGATGCCGAAATCGTCGAACACAGTCCCAATTGTCGAACCATTCGCTTAGTGGCAGGGCCGGAAGAATTCGTCCCGAGACAAGAAATATACGGCTATCTGCCCGAGTTTGTCGAACAACTGCAAAAGTTTCAACAACAACAACAATATTATTATCCTCTGGTTCATACGAACTATTGGCTGTCTGCAAAAGTGGGGATGGAACTGAAAAAACATCAGTCGATCCAGCAAATCCACACTTACCACTCGTTAGGCGCGGTCAAGTATAACTCGGTGAAAGTCGTCCCGACGATCGCCACCACCCGCTTGAACGTCGAGAAAACTTGTCTGGAAACCGCCGAACGCATCGTCGCGACCAGTCCCCAAGAACGCGAGCACATGCGATCGCTCGTTTCCAGCAAAGGCAATATCGACGTGATTCCCTGCGGAACCGATATCGACCGCTTCGGTCACGTCTCCCGCCGCGACGCCCGCCGTCAACTCGACATCGACCCCGCCGCTTTAGTCGTGCTTTACGTCGGTCGCTTTGACGAACGCAAAGGGATCGAAACCTTAGTGCGGGCCGTCGGTCAGTCGATGTTACGCGGCTTGGCGAACATCCAGCTCGCGATCGCGGGGGGATCTCGTCCCGGACAAAGTGATGGTATCGAGCGCGATCGCATCGAAGGCATTGTAGACGAACTGGGAATGCGCGACTTTACCCGCTTCCCCGGACGTCTCGGCGATGACGACTTGCATTTATACTATGCTGCGGCCAATGTCTGCGTCGTTCCCAGCCACTACGAACCGTTCGGCTTGGTGGCGATCGAAGCGATGGCCAGTGGAACCCCGGTGGTCGCCAGCGACGTCGGCGGCTTGCAATATACCGTCGTCAGCGAAAAAACTGGGTTACTCTGTCCCCCGCAAGATGACGAAGCCTTCGCGAAGGCGATCGATCGCATTCTCAGCCAACCTCACTGGCAATTGCAACTGGGGAAAGCAGCGAGAAAACGTGTGGAGCAGAAATTTAGTTGGCAAGGGGTCGCCGCTCAACTGAGCGAACTCTACGAGGAATTACTCGTGGAAGAACCTGCGAAACAATTGGTTTCGGTCAGCGCCTAG
- a CDS encoding sensor histidine kinase — MNQLNLQSRLFLSHLLVAIVGGLSSSIVGTVLAPDFFVVHLERLAGTHSLSLGELTPLLAAFKSAWDQSTFQSGCVGALAAAGLSYWVARRLVSLLLEMEEITQEFAVGRIDRRMPSSDIPELNRLAASFNQMATVLEGVEQRRREIVTDLTHELRTPLTVIRGNLEKLADGAIAPSPSIYRRSIAETRRLERLVRDLQDLSKAEAGYLPVNLQAVDLRPLLESLVEKFSEQLVEEPLSLALECPLELPDVLADPDRLEQVLVNLIGNAMSYTERGSITLRAWCESSSIWVAVADTGEGIAPDELGHVFERFWRSPKARERYSRGTGIGLAICRRSIELQGGEIFVESELGLGSQFKFYLKAAQIPTGRDEVTPYRP, encoded by the coding sequence GTGAATCAGTTAAATTTACAATCTCGTCTATTTTTATCGCATTTGTTAGTGGCGATCGTCGGCGGTCTGAGTTCGTCGATCGTCGGAACAGTTTTAGCGCCGGATTTCTTTGTCGTCCATCTCGAACGACTGGCGGGAACCCATAGCCTCAGCCTCGGCGAATTGACTCCCTTACTCGCCGCCTTCAAAAGTGCGTGGGATCAAAGCACGTTTCAATCGGGATGCGTGGGCGCCTTGGCGGCTGCGGGACTCAGTTATTGGGTCGCCCGACGCTTGGTGAGTTTGCTGCTGGAGATGGAAGAAATTACGCAAGAGTTCGCCGTAGGACGGATCGATCGCCGAATGCCAAGCAGCGATATTCCCGAACTTAACCGCCTCGCCGCCAGTTTCAATCAAATGGCAACGGTGCTCGAAGGGGTCGAACAACGGCGTCGGGAAATTGTCACCGATTTGACCCACGAGTTGCGAACCCCGTTGACGGTGATTCGGGGGAATTTAGAAAAACTGGCGGATGGGGCGATCGCCCCGTCGCCGTCGATTTACCGTCGTTCGATCGCCGAAACCCGCCGTCTGGAACGCTTGGTGCGCGATTTACAGGATCTCTCGAAGGCAGAAGCGGGCTATCTTCCAGTCAATTTACAAGCGGTCGATCTCAGGCCGTTACTCGAATCCTTGGTGGAAAAATTTTCCGAGCAACTGGTTGAAGAACCTCTGAGTTTGGCTTTAGAATGTCCGTTAGAGTTGCCCGACGTGCTGGCCGACCCCGATCGCCTCGAACAAGTTTTAGTGAACTTAATCGGTAATGCCATGAGCTACACCGAGCGCGGTTCGATTACCTTGCGCGCTTGGTGCGAGTCGTCGTCGATTTGGGTGGCGGTGGCGGATACCGGGGAAGGGATCGCCCCGGACGAGTTGGGCCATGTCTTCGAGCGCTTCTGGCGATCGCCGAAAGCCCGCGAACGTTATTCCCGAGGGACGGGAATCGGTCTGGCGATTTGCCGCCGTTCGATCGAGCTGCAAGGGGGCGAGATTTTTGTCGAAAGCGAACTCGGCCTCGGCAGTCAGTTTAAGTTTTACCTCAAAGCGGCCCAAATTCCGACAGGACGCGACGAAGTGACTCCCTACCGCCCCTAG
- a CDS encoding helix-turn-helix domain-containing protein, producing the protein MKIEIAETADELKTLLGKQKTSQKFLRVQALYLLKTGQVKTVTDLSNLLGKHRVTVQNWLKLYKKEGLQGLLQDRHSGGRKSSIPDWAIEELKKKVKEKKEFKTYGEIQQWFKEELGVDASYMAVYELVRYKLKAKVKSRKSRTDR; encoded by the coding sequence GTGAAAATCGAAATAGCCGAAACGGCTGACGAACTCAAAACCCTGTTAGGAAAACAAAAAACCTCTCAAAAGTTTCTCCGCGTGCAAGCGCTCTACCTGCTCAAAACCGGACAAGTCAAAACCGTAACCGATCTCTCCAATCTCTTGGGCAAACATCGGGTAACCGTTCAAAATTGGTTGAAGCTGTATAAGAAAGAAGGATTGCAAGGATTATTGCAAGACCGACATAGCGGGGGAAGAAAATCGAGTATTCCCGATTGGGCGATCGAAGAATTAAAGAAAAAAGTCAAAGAGAAAAAAGAATTTAAAACCTACGGGGAAATTCAGCAGTGGTTTAAAGAGGAACTCGGCGTCGATGCCTCTTATATGGCGGTTTACGAACTGGTGCGCTACAAACTCAAAGCAAAAGTGAAAAGCCGCAAATCCCGAACCGATCGCTGA
- a CDS encoding response regulator transcription factor produces MEILIVEDEPDIAELIEQSLEEEGFCCRICHDGFSALEAVRTSPPDLIVLDLRLPGLDGLEVCARIRQQHIPKDPYILMLTARGEEIDRIIGLSTGADDYFVKPFSPRELIARVRALLRRSLRHGGESQVYRTASFTVDVDRHVAHRHYHHEPASVLDLTHLEFKLLTLFVKHPRRVCDRTQLIEYLWGDNFFGNERVIDTHIARLRKKIEPDPRQPRFIKTVVGVGYKFEDDTPSSLN; encoded by the coding sequence ATGGAGATTTTAATTGTCGAAGACGAACCGGACATCGCCGAGTTAATCGAACAATCTTTAGAAGAAGAAGGCTTTTGCTGTCGGATTTGTCATGACGGCTTCAGCGCTTTAGAAGCAGTACGCACCTCGCCGCCGGATCTGATCGTACTCGATTTGCGCTTGCCCGGATTGGACGGCTTGGAAGTGTGCGCCCGCATCCGACAGCAACACATCCCCAAAGATCCCTACATCCTCATGTTGACCGCCAGAGGGGAAGAAATCGATCGCATCATCGGACTGTCTACCGGGGCCGACGATTATTTTGTCAAACCCTTCTCTCCCCGGGAACTGATCGCCCGCGTCCGCGCCCTGTTGCGGCGTAGTTTGCGCCACGGGGGCGAAAGCCAGGTGTACCGCACTGCCAGCTTTACCGTCGATGTAGACCGCCACGTGGCCCACCGCCACTACCACCACGAACCCGCCTCGGTGTTGGATTTAACCCATTTAGAGTTCAAACTGTTAACCTTATTTGTCAAACATCCGCGCCGGGTCTGCGATCGCACCCAACTGATCGAGTATCTCTGGGGGGATAACTTTTTCGGAAACGAGCGCGTTATCGATACTCATATTGCCCGATTGCGTAAAAAAATCGAACCGGATCCGCGCCAACCGCGTTTTATTAAAACCGTGGTCGGCGTCGGTTACAAATTTGAAGACGATACGCCGTCGAGTCTCAATTAG
- a CDS encoding DUF2301 domain-containing membrane protein has translation MIQENSDEPIVYQGQFGEFTIDRDDRLGVAIYRGGLAIAAACFAVGTTLVLWQGVTEAIAPVLTGLYGGFSLALGVSLLTIHIYLVPLHRLLQLLWGVGAIATVWAAVSYPEALALTAYQRPIALFGMGFTFVALTGIYFKEAFCFNRLETKILTPVVPILILGHLFGLLPAVGERALLALWAVLFVVFALRKAFQAMPDDIGDKTVFEYLKQQRSARVPS, from the coding sequence ATGATTCAGGAAAATTCCGACGAACCGATTGTTTACCAAGGACAGTTTGGTGAGTTTACCATCGATCGCGACGATCGCCTCGGGGTCGCGATTTACCGTGGGGGACTGGCGATCGCCGCCGCGTGTTTCGCCGTGGGGACGACCTTAGTATTATGGCAAGGAGTGACCGAGGCGATCGCCCCCGTTTTAACCGGGCTGTATGGGGGATTTTCCCTCGCCCTCGGCGTCAGCTTGCTGACCATTCACATTTATCTAGTTCCCTTGCATCGCTTACTACAATTGTTGTGGGGTGTGGGGGCGATCGCCACCGTTTGGGCGGCTGTCTCCTATCCCGAAGCCCTCGCCCTGACGGCTTATCAGCGCCCGATCGCCTTATTCGGCATGGGCTTTACCTTCGTCGCCCTCACGGGAATTTACTTTAAAGAAGCCTTTTGTTTCAACCGCTTGGAAACCAAAATTCTCACCCCCGTGGTGCCGATACTGATTTTAGGCCATCTTTTCGGTCTCTTACCCGCCGTTGGGGAACGGGCTTTATTGGCCCTTTGGGCGGTGTTATTCGTCGTATTCGCCTTGAGAAAGGCATTTCAAGCCATGCCCGACGATATCGGCGATAAAACAGTGTTCGAGTATCTCAAACAACAGCGATCGGCGCGCGTCCCTTCCTAA
- a CDS encoding SAM hydrolase/SAM-dependent halogenase family protein, with protein MQGNGLITLLTDFGLSDPYVGVMKGAIASIDPALRVIDLTHQIPPQKIVAARFALASAIAYFPPETVHVVVVDPGVGSRRRAIAIACKGAFFVGPDNGVFDGILDRADPAIAAVELTDSNYWRTPNPSTTFHGRDIFAPVGAHLARGVPFSDLGEAIAPETLVRWDFPDCQIGSTQVSGCIQYVDRFGNLISNIPGDAVGERSWVLSFDDRQIPSGQTYADVGPNEAIALVGSHGWVELAVNGGNARDRFGLEVGTRLDVILDFRF; from the coding sequence ATGCAGGGCAACGGGCTCATAACGCTATTAACCGATTTTGGCTTGAGCGATCCCTATGTCGGCGTCATGAAAGGGGCGATCGCCTCCATCGATCCGGCGTTGCGCGTCATCGACCTCACCCACCAGATTCCCCCACAAAAGATCGTGGCGGCCCGTTTTGCCCTCGCCTCGGCGATCGCCTACTTCCCTCCAGAAACCGTTCACGTGGTCGTCGTCGATCCGGGGGTGGGGAGTCGGCGACGGGCGATCGCGATCGCCTGTAAGGGCGCCTTCTTTGTCGGTCCCGATAACGGCGTCTTCGACGGAATCCTCGATCGCGCCGACCCGGCGATCGCCGCCGTCGAATTAACGGATTCTAACTACTGGCGCACCCCCAACCCCAGTACCACCTTTCACGGACGGGATATTTTTGCCCCGGTCGGCGCCCATCTCGCCCGTGGCGTCCCCTTCAGCGACTTAGGAGAGGCGATCGCTCCGGAAACTTTAGTCCGGTGGGACTTCCCTGATTGTCAAATTGGATCGACTCAAGTTTCCGGTTGCATTCAATATGTGGATCGGTTTGGTAATTTAATCAGTAATATTCCCGGCGATGCCGTGGGGGAACGGTCCTGGGTTTTGTCATTCGACGATCGCCAGATTCCGAGTGGCCAAACTTATGCCGATGTCGGCCCCAATGAGGCGATCGCCCTGGTCGGTTCTCACGGTTGGGTCGAATTAGCAGTCAATGGCGGTAACGCGCGCGATCGCTTTGGTTTAGAGGTGGGGACGAGGCTTGATGTGATTTTAGATTTTAGATTTTAG
- a CDS encoding TIGR04168 family protein, giving the protein MSDRQFEQQSLTVAVVGDVHEQWEREDAEALKALEVDLVLFVGDFGNECLRVVRAIADLDLPKALVFGNHDAWYSATHWGRKKCPYDRLTEDWVADQLEITDDFHVGYAHLDFPEYGLSVVGTRPFSWGGPEWKYAEFYRDRFGVNSMEESRDRILAAVRETSCDTIIFLGHNGPYGLGSLPEDPCGRDWNPIGGDFGDPDFQEAIAATRQLGKTIPLVTFGHMHHNLRHTKQRQRRSTHVDATGTLYLNSACVPRVIVTETDVKRNFSLVSLENGVVTDARLVWLDRHFQAIAQQILYENPGKAMRQLA; this is encoded by the coding sequence ATGAGCGATCGCCAGTTTGAGCAACAGTCTTTGACGGTGGCTGTCGTCGGGGACGTTCACGAACAATGGGAAAGAGAAGATGCAGAAGCGCTGAAGGCTTTAGAAGTCGATTTAGTCTTATTTGTCGGCGATTTTGGGAACGAATGCCTTCGTGTCGTGCGGGCGATCGCCGATCTGGACTTGCCCAAAGCCCTGGTTTTCGGCAATCACGATGCTTGGTACAGTGCCACCCACTGGGGTCGGAAAAAATGCCCTTACGATCGCCTCACCGAAGATTGGGTCGCCGACCAACTAGAAATCACCGATGATTTTCACGTCGGTTACGCTCACTTGGACTTTCCCGAATACGGCTTGAGTGTGGTGGGGACTCGTCCCTTTAGTTGGGGCGGTCCGGAGTGGAAATATGCCGAGTTTTACCGCGATCGCTTCGGCGTCAACAGCATGGAAGAATCCCGCGATCGCATCCTCGCCGCCGTTCGCGAAACAAGCTGCGATACGATTATTTTTCTCGGACATAACGGCCCCTATGGCTTGGGTTCCTTACCAGAAGACCCTTGCGGTCGCGATTGGAATCCGATCGGCGGCGACTTCGGCGATCCCGATTTTCAAGAGGCGATCGCCGCCACTCGCCAACTCGGAAAAACGATTCCCCTAGTGACTTTCGGTCACATGCACCATAACTTGCGCCACACCAAACAACGGCAGCGACGATCGACCCACGTGGACGCCACAGGCACCTTATACTTGAATAGCGCCTGCGTTCCGCGCGTTATCGTCACCGAAACCGACGTCAAACGTAACTTTTCCCTCGTTTCCTTAGAAAATGGCGTCGTCACCGATGCTCGTCTCGTTTGGCTCGATCGCCATTTCCAGGCGATCGCCCAACAAATTCTCTACGAGAATCCCGGTAAAGCCATGCGCCAACTGGCTTAA
- the nadA gene encoding quinolinate synthase NadA, which translates to MFTSTLVHRDTTGSNDLPDDLFEAIAELKRELNAVILAHYYQDPDIQDIADYIGDSLGLSRQAANTEAEVIVFAGVHFMAETAKILNPNKLVLLPDLDAGCSLADSCPPDAFAQFKAAHPDHLVVSYINCSAAIKAMSDIICTSSNAVKIIEQLPPDRPIIFAPDRNLGRYVMERTGRDLLLWEGSCIVHETFSEKKIVQLQIEHPDAEIIAHPECETPVLRHANYIGSTTALLQYAKESPASAFIVATEPGIIHQMEKEAKDKQFIPAPSTSNCACNECPHMRLNTLEKLYLCMKNRTPEINLPEDIREAAWRPIARMLEMS; encoded by the coding sequence GTGTTTACCTCCACCCTTGTTCACCGAGACACGACCGGATCGAACGACCTGCCCGACGATTTATTCGAGGCGATCGCCGAACTGAAGCGAGAACTCAACGCCGTCATTCTCGCCCACTACTACCAAGATCCCGACATCCAAGACATCGCAGACTACATCGGCGACTCCCTGGGCTTATCCCGTCAAGCCGCCAACACCGAGGCAGAGGTCATCGTCTTTGCTGGGGTTCACTTTATGGCAGAAACGGCGAAAATCCTCAACCCGAACAAACTCGTCCTACTGCCAGATTTAGACGCGGGCTGTTCCCTCGCCGACAGTTGCCCGCCCGACGCCTTCGCCCAATTCAAAGCCGCCCATCCGGATCACTTAGTCGTCTCTTATATCAACTGCTCGGCAGCGATCAAGGCGATGAGCGACATCATCTGTACCAGCTCTAACGCCGTCAAAATTATCGAACAACTCCCCCCGGATCGACCGATTATTTTCGCCCCCGATCGCAACCTCGGGCGTTACGTCATGGAACGAACCGGGCGCGATTTATTGTTGTGGGAAGGCAGTTGTATCGTTCACGAGACCTTTTCCGAGAAAAAGATCGTCCAACTGCAAATCGAACACCCGGACGCGGAAATCATCGCCCATCCCGAATGCGAAACCCCGGTATTGCGCCACGCCAACTACATCGGTTCGACCACCGCCCTACTGCAATATGCCAAAGAAAGTCCCGCTTCGGCATTTATCGTAGCGACGGAACCCGGCATCATCCACCAGATGGAGAAAGAAGCGAAGGACAAGCAGTTTATCCCCGCACCTTCGACCAGTAACTGTGCTTGCAACGAATGTCCTCACATGCGTCTCAACACGCTCGAAAAATTATATTTGTGTATGAAAAATCGCACCCCAGAAATTAACTTGCCCGAAGACATTCGCGAGGCGGCATGGCGACCGATCGCCCGAATGTTGGAAATGAGTTAA
- a CDS encoding permease gives MNQLNNAFTLWMSLMVEAMPFLLLGVLLSSLLLLFVDERKLIAILPRHPLLGALAGSLIGFLFPVCECGNIPVARRLLLQGVPSSVSIGFLLAAPTINPIVIWSTWVAFRDQPEVVLWRVLFSLAIATTIGWIFSFQKDLRPLLQPSVLRAMPQSAPEPTPEVKKAQSISPLLQSGTFLLGQGEQPMRLDTTAVQATPLPQLGNAQIGLFRFSGIDRWRMRLFVENTLQELRELGGILVVGSAIAAIVQIGIPRDIILSLGQGPVSSILAMLAFASVVSICSTVDAFLALSFASSFTTGSLLAFLVFGPTIDLKALGLLLSIFKGRAVVYLMALTAQLTFLFTLIYNLKVG, from the coding sequence ATGAATCAGTTAAATAATGCTTTCACGCTTTGGATGAGTTTAATGGTCGAGGCAATGCCCTTCCTGTTGTTGGGGGTATTGTTATCGAGCTTATTGCTCTTATTTGTAGACGAACGCAAGCTGATTGCGATCTTACCCCGACATCCCCTCCTCGGCGCTTTGGCCGGAAGTTTGATCGGTTTTTTATTCCCGGTCTGCGAATGCGGCAACATTCCCGTGGCCCGTCGCTTATTACTCCAGGGCGTCCCGTCCTCGGTGTCCATCGGTTTTCTGCTCGCCGCACCGACCATTAACCCTATCGTCATTTGGTCTACTTGGGTCGCCTTTCGCGACCAACCGGAAGTGGTTCTCTGGCGTGTCTTATTTTCCCTCGCCATTGCTACGACGATCGGTTGGATCTTCAGCTTTCAGAAAGACTTGCGCCCCCTGCTACAGCCTTCGGTGTTGCGGGCCATGCCGCAATCGGCTCCCGAACCGACGCCGGAAGTGAAAAAAGCCCAAAGTATTTCGCCATTACTACAGTCGGGAACCTTTTTATTAGGGCAAGGGGAGCAGCCCATGCGGCTCGATACGACCGCCGTCCAAGCAACCCCGCTCCCCCAACTGGGGAACGCCCAGATCGGTTTATTTCGGTTTTCCGGGATCGATCGCTGGCGAATGCGCTTGTTTGTCGAGAATACCCTGCAAGAATTGCGAGAACTCGGCGGTATTTTAGTGGTGGGTAGCGCGATCGCCGCGATCGTTCAAATCGGCATTCCCCGCGATATTATCCTCAGTTTGGGTCAAGGTCCGGTCAGTTCGATTTTGGCCATGTTAGCTTTCGCCAGTGTCGTTTCGATTTGTTCCACGGTCGATGCGTTTCTCGCCCTCTCGTTTGCGTCGAGCTTTACCACCGGATCGTTATTGGCTTTTTTAGTTTTCGGTCCGACGATTGACTTAAAAGCCCTCGGTTTACTCCTGTCGATCTTTAAAGGTCGTGCGGTGGTTTATTTAATGGCGTTAACTGCTCAATTGACTTTTTTGTTTACCCTAATTTACAACTTAAAAGTGGGTTGA
- the surE gene encoding 5'/3'-nucleotidase SurE — protein MTLILTNDDGIDAPGMAALCEALDGRAIAIAAPRDELSGCGHQVTTRNPIHVDRRSSTSWAIAGTPADCTRIALSHLYPEASWVISGINSGGNMGVDIYISGTVAAVREAAFHGVPGIAISQYRQGGRPVNWEITTHWASRILADLLDRPPEPGCFWNVNLPYLEPGDREPEIVLCENSSQPLPIDYHIEGDYFHYCGRYGDRPREIGTDVDVCFSGNIAITQLSVRTLDNKPQRDRGA, from the coding sequence ATGACCTTAATTCTCACCAATGACGACGGGATCGACGCGCCGGGAATGGCGGCATTATGCGAAGCGCTGGACGGACGGGCGATCGCGATCGCCGCTCCCCGAGACGAACTCTCCGGATGCGGTCATCAAGTGACGACGAGAAACCCCATCCACGTCGATCGCCGTTCGAGTACGTCATGGGCGATCGCCGGAACCCCCGCCGATTGTACCCGGATCGCTCTTTCTCACTTATATCCGGAGGCAAGTTGGGTGATTTCCGGGATTAACTCGGGGGGAAACATGGGGGTCGATATCTACATTTCCGGAACCGTGGCCGCCGTGCGCGAAGCCGCCTTTCACGGCGTTCCCGGCATCGCCATTTCTCAGTATCGTCAAGGCGGACGACCCGTTAACTGGGAAATAACGACCCATTGGGCCAGTCGGATTTTGGCCGATCTGCTCGATCGCCCCCCGGAACCCGGGTGTTTTTGGAATGTCAATTTACCCTATCTCGAACCGGGCGATCGCGAGCCGGAAATTGTTTTATGTGAGAATTCTTCCCAACCCCTGCCCATTGACTATCACATTGAAGGAGATTATTTTCACTATTGCGGGCGCTACGGCGATCGCCCCCGGGAAATAGGAACCGATGTCGATGTTTGTTTTTCCGGCAATATCGCCATCACTCAGTTATCTGTCCGCACCCTCGACAATAAACCCCAGCGCGATCGCGGCGCCTAG